A window of Lentibacillus sp. Marseille-P4043 contains these coding sequences:
- the paaA gene encoding 1,2-phenylacetyl-CoA epoxidase subunit PaaA — protein MYNYIPDTDSVMSTYSGEDQEKYDAFMARINAGEKIEADDWMPDDYRQALIKLISMHGISEIMGALPEKEWVPKAPTLKRKLGIMAKVQDEMGHGQLLLRVAEDLMKPYGKTRENLMEDLLNGDLKFHNVFHMPTKTWADAGMVGWMVDGAAIISQTNMLDASYGPYQRALQRICAEEVFHAQHGESIIMALAEGTKEQREILQESLNRWWPSLLMFFGPSTAETTGSSKQDIMIKYRIRKSNNEELRQAFLDKYLPRAFSLGLTVPDDTVHYDKEAEKWVYQEPDWKEFKQIIANKGPKSKDRLRLREIAYEKNRWVRQALAPQVVGS, from the coding sequence GAGCACGTATTCTGGAGAGGATCAGGAAAAATACGACGCTTTTATGGCACGCATTAACGCGGGGGAAAAAATTGAAGCGGATGATTGGATGCCGGATGATTATCGACAAGCATTAATCAAACTTATTTCCATGCATGGTATTAGTGAAATTATGGGGGCGTTGCCGGAGAAGGAATGGGTTCCAAAAGCGCCAACATTGAAACGCAAGCTTGGCATTATGGCGAAAGTACAAGATGAAATGGGGCATGGCCAATTGCTGCTTCGTGTGGCGGAGGATTTAATGAAGCCATACGGAAAAACGAGAGAAAATTTAATGGAAGATCTATTAAATGGAGATTTGAAGTTTCATAACGTTTTCCATATGCCAACAAAAACATGGGCTGATGCCGGAATGGTTGGCTGGATGGTCGATGGAGCGGCAATCATTTCCCAAACGAATATGCTTGATGCTTCTTATGGTCCATACCAACGGGCGCTTCAGCGGATTTGCGCCGAGGAGGTTTTCCACGCCCAACATGGGGAGTCAATCATTATGGCGTTGGCTGAAGGGACAAAAGAGCAACGGGAAATTTTGCAGGAATCGCTTAATCGCTGGTGGCCTTCCTTGTTGATGTTTTTCGGGCCGTCGACAGCGGAAACTACCGGATCTTCCAAGCAGGATATTATGATTAAATACCGCATTCGTAAAAGTAATAATGAAGAACTGCGCCAGGCATTTTTGGATAAATATTTGCCGCGAGCATTTTCACTTGGATTGACCGTTCCAGATGACACGGTTCATTACGACAAAGAAGCTGAAAAGTGGGTTTACCAAGAACCAGATTGGAAGGAATTCAAACAAATCATTGCCAATAAAGGTCCAAAGTCAAAGGATCGGTTGCGGTTACGGGAAATTGCTTATGAGAAAAATCGCTGGGTAAGGCAGGCATTAGCGCCACAAGTAGTCGGTTCGTAA
- the paaB gene encoding 1,2-phenylacetyl-CoA epoxidase subunit PaaB: MQDEANFYQEYEVFSKRSAKASVQHQFSLLAPNDEMAMVMAQENFMRREDVLDVWVVPRNKIRSMTSEERETWTKRLDNKTYRTTKGYGYLRKKWREKEQGMLDEKEIMSWKEVKKS, from the coding sequence ATGCAGGATGAAGCAAATTTTTATCAAGAATATGAAGTGTTTAGCAAGCGCAGTGCCAAGGCATCCGTTCAGCATCAATTCAGTTTGTTGGCACCAAATGACGAGATGGCGATGGTGATGGCTCAGGAAAACTTTATGCGTCGTGAGGATGTGCTTGATGTATGGGTTGTACCACGAAATAAAATTCGTTCCATGACAAGTGAGGAACGCGAAACATGGACGAAGCGACTTGATAATAAAACATATCGGACGACAAAAGGATATGGCTATTTACGGAAAAAATGGCGGGAAAAAGAACAAGGGATGTTGGATGAAAAAGAGATTATGTCTTGGAAAGAGGTGAAAAAGTCATGA
- the paaC gene encoding 1,2-phenylacetyl-CoA epoxidase subunit PaaC, which produces MTKRIETAEEAKQNKAYLEALTELIYQLADDDFIVSFRGSEWLGLAPHIEEDVAFSSITQNTMGHAAMYYDLLEELGEGQADVLAHERTGNERRNAVYLEKRNGDGSYLDEPYFDWALTVVRHYFYEVLKKTKLEAISQSSYVPLANIAQKVLMEQPYHLAHWKLWIQQLQQSGEDAQSRIHARIVEAWQEFGDALELGEKADAMVKHELVASEAFLKKQWQQEVETIVTSVPESPLGKQLGNGRNKEHTADLDQAIKTFAEVYESDKEAVW; this is translated from the coding sequence ATGACGAAACGAATCGAGACAGCTGAAGAAGCAAAGCAAAATAAAGCATATCTGGAAGCATTGACAGAACTGATCTATCAATTAGCGGATGATGATTTCATCGTTTCCTTTCGAGGGTCAGAGTGGCTTGGTTTGGCACCACATATTGAGGAAGATGTTGCTTTTTCATCGATTACGCAAAATACGATGGGGCACGCGGCAATGTATTACGATCTTTTAGAGGAACTAGGGGAAGGGCAAGCAGATGTCCTTGCACATGAACGTACGGGAAATGAGCGGCGGAATGCAGTTTACTTAGAAAAACGAAATGGCGATGGCTCCTATCTGGATGAACCATATTTCGATTGGGCGTTGACCGTTGTTCGTCATTATTTTTATGAAGTATTGAAGAAAACTAAATTGGAAGCAATCAGCCAAAGTTCCTATGTTCCACTAGCGAATATCGCGCAAAAAGTATTGATGGAACAGCCTTATCATTTGGCACATTGGAAACTATGGATACAGCAATTGCAACAATCGGGTGAAGATGCTCAATCCCGCATCCACGCACGAATTGTGGAGGCATGGCAAGAGTTTGGGGATGCACTTGAACTAGGGGAGAAAGCCGATGCGATGGTAAAACACGAGTTGGTTGCAAGTGAAGCATTTTTGAAAAAACAATGGCAACAGGAAGTAGAAACTATTGTTACATCTGTGCCTGAATCGCCCCTCGGCAAACAACTGGGGAATGGCAGAAATAAGGAGCATACGGCAGATCTTGACCAAGCGATCAAAACGTTTGCCGAGGTGTACGAAAGCGATAAGGAAGCCGTTTGGTAA
- the paaD gene encoding 1,2-phenylacetyl-CoA epoxidase subunit PaaD has product MQEKQWKEEILAVLKTVDDPELPSVSVFDLGMIHEIERKQNHIAITMVPTFAGCPALDIIEQHVKKAVEALEWVAECEVTFSFQHQWSTDAITETGKENLKKHGIAPPPENYRPGEEWTVNCPYCDSAYTSMENVFGPTACRSILYCMTCRNPFEAMKPVVKHTLTS; this is encoded by the coding sequence ATGCAGGAAAAGCAGTGGAAAGAGGAAATTCTTGCTGTGCTTAAAACAGTCGATGATCCAGAGCTCCCATCTGTTAGCGTGTTTGATCTTGGGATGATCCATGAAATAGAACGGAAGCAAAATCACATTGCGATTACGATGGTGCCAACGTTTGCGGGGTGCCCTGCCCTTGATATCATTGAGCAACATGTAAAAAAAGCAGTCGAGGCGTTGGAGTGGGTTGCGGAATGTGAGGTAACATTTTCTTTTCAGCATCAATGGTCAACAGATGCGATCACGGAAACAGGGAAGGAAAATTTGAAAAAACACGGCATCGCCCCGCCACCGGAAAATTATCGACCTGGGGAAGAATGGACGGTGAATTGCCCGTATTGTGATTCAGCCTACACATCGATGGAAAATGTGTTTGGCCCAACTGCTTGCCGTAGTATTTTATATTGCATGACATGCAGGAATCCATTTGAGGCGATGAAACCAGTAGTGAAGCATACGCTCACATCATAA
- a CDS encoding EthD family reductase: MAKLIALYKQPEDQAKFDEHYYNVHTPITKEIPGLREMNVTKIVGSPMGKSDYYLLCEMIYDDQESLKKAMKTDEGKASGKDVMQFAGDIVTLMIGEEVDG; encoded by the coding sequence ATGGCAAAATTAATAGCTTTGTATAAACAACCGGAGGATCAAGCGAAATTTGATGAACATTATTACAATGTGCACACACCAATTACCAAAGAAATCCCAGGATTAAGAGAAATGAACGTTACAAAAATTGTTGGGTCACCAATGGGAAAAAGCGATTATTATTTGCTTTGCGAAATGATTTACGATGACCAGGAATCACTAAAAAAAGCAATGAAAACAGATGAAGGCAAGGCATCAGGGAAAGATGTCATGCAATTCGCTGGTGATATTGTCACATTGATGATCGGTGAGGAAGTCGATGGTTAA
- a CDS encoding enoyl-CoA hydratase/isomerase family protein, giving the protein MVNRSYIKVFVENGVGVIQLDRPQVANALNREMVDEIVAETEAFDRDESVRVIVVKGNDKAFAAGADIEEMLEDTPLSMELLDPFAVWDRLTRIKKPLIAAVNGFALGGGFELALHCDLIIAGETAQFGFPEVKLGVMPGAGGTQLLTKAMGKRKALEWIWFGASMSAKEAMNHGVINRVVAPEMLEEETMNMANQLANQAPISVRLIKEAAGKAEELSLLDGMKLERKNFYLTFDSQDQTEGMQAFMEKRSPSFKGV; this is encoded by the coding sequence ATGGTTAATCGTTCCTATATAAAGGTTTTTGTTGAAAATGGTGTTGGGGTGATTCAGCTTGATCGTCCTCAAGTTGCCAACGCATTGAATCGGGAAATGGTTGATGAAATTGTTGCGGAAACAGAAGCTTTTGACCGGGATGAATCCGTTCGCGTCATTGTGGTGAAAGGCAATGACAAGGCATTTGCAGCGGGTGCGGATATTGAGGAAATGCTGGAAGATACGCCATTATCCATGGAGTTGTTAGACCCGTTCGCGGTGTGGGATCGGCTGACTAGAATCAAAAAACCACTGATTGCTGCGGTGAATGGATTTGCGTTGGGTGGCGGATTTGAGTTAGCACTTCACTGTGATCTAATTATTGCTGGCGAAACTGCTCAATTCGGTTTTCCTGAAGTGAAATTAGGTGTCATGCCCGGTGCTGGTGGGACACAGCTTTTAACGAAGGCAATGGGGAAGCGAAAAGCATTGGAATGGATTTGGTTTGGAGCCTCCATGTCTGCAAAAGAAGCCATGAATCATGGTGTTATCAATCGTGTTGTCGCACCGGAAATGCTTGAGGAGGAAACAATGAACATGGCGAATCAATTAGCAAACCAAGCACCAATTTCCGTTCGTCTGATTAAGGAAGCAGCGGGTAAAGCTGAGGAATTATCGCTGCTTGACGGGATGAAACTGGAGCGGAAAAATTTTTACTTAACGTTTGACTCACAAGATCAAACAGAAGGCATGCAAGCGTTTATGGAAAAACGATCCCCTTCTTTCAAAGGAGTGTGA
- a CDS encoding enoyl-CoA hydratase/isomerase family protein gives MGARDFQTIMYQQEDGIATIMLNRPSAFNAFTAEMNKEIIQALKVASKDDDVRCIVFTGNGKAFCVGEDLGGVDEHTNHATFLRERYHPMMKAIKNVPKPIVAAVNGTAAGAGMSLALAADFRLVQPRTKFVSAFMNIGLLPDSGFMYVLPRLIGYAKALEIAVLGKPISGEEAVKLGLATEMIDVDDWEEKVHTFATTMAGLPTKAFSLIKRYMMDGMHLPFDEALEQEAQAQRIAGMSDDHQEGLQAFKEKRSPNFTGN, from the coding sequence ATGGGAGCGCGTGATTTTCAAACCATTATGTATCAGCAAGAAGATGGTATCGCAACCATCATGTTAAACCGACCGTCAGCTTTTAATGCCTTTACAGCTGAAATGAACAAGGAAATTATCCAGGCTTTGAAAGTGGCGAGCAAGGATGATGACGTCAGGTGCATTGTTTTTACGGGAAACGGCAAGGCATTCTGTGTGGGCGAAGATCTTGGCGGCGTTGATGAACATACGAACCATGCTACTTTTCTAAGGGAACGTTACCATCCGATGATGAAGGCGATAAAAAATGTGCCAAAGCCCATTGTGGCAGCGGTCAATGGTACGGCTGCAGGTGCAGGGATGAGTTTAGCGTTGGCAGCAGATTTCAGGCTCGTTCAGCCGAGGACCAAGTTTGTCAGTGCGTTTATGAACATTGGTCTGTTACCTGATTCTGGGTTTATGTATGTGTTGCCCCGTTTAATCGGATATGCGAAAGCACTTGAAATAGCGGTATTAGGAAAACCCATCTCAGGGGAAGAAGCGGTAAAACTTGGGCTGGCTACAGAAATGATCGATGTGGATGATTGGGAAGAAAAAGTTCATACATTTGCAACGACCATGGCTGGACTGCCGACAAAAGCCTTTTCCTTAATCAAGCGTTACATGATGGACGGGATGCATCTTCCGTTTGACGAAGCGCTGGAACAAGAAGCGCAAGCACAGCGTATTGCGGGGATGTCCGATGATCATCAAGAGGGATTACAGGCGTTTAAGGAAAAGCGCAGTCCCAATTTTACCGGCAACTAA
- a CDS encoding aldehyde dehydrogenase family protein, with translation MTQTINKETITEVGEMKRDHYAMIINGERVESSSGDTLQTFNPAKGEMLASVAKANEEDAEKAVQAARNAFDHGKWRKYPVGKRSRVLNKIAQIMRDRFKEIVEMEVLNSGKSVGAAQTQVGQAIEDFEFYAGAIVGHRGTVNNMPYGFFNYTHKEPVGVCAQIIPWNYPMMMAAWKIAPAIAAGCSVVVKPASLTPVTAILLNEICHEAGVPAGVVNTIPGSGRVVGDYLVKHEDINKVAFTGSTPVGKDIMGKASETLKRITLELGGKSPNIVFDDADIDAAVAGSLFGIYFNTGQSCEARSRMFVHESIYDEFMEQFIAKTQKLKSGDPFDKGTHLGSIISQEQVEVIDGYVQSAKADGATIATGGKVLQPEGFENGHWYAPTVITDVTPDMKAVKEEIFGPVVVVEKFTDEKDVVKRANDTKYGLGSAIWTTNQAKATRVAHQIQAGIVMVNSPFSAFPGTPFGGYKESGFGRELAVESLDLYMEDKSVLSYYGAKPLNPFGV, from the coding sequence ATGACACAAACAATCAATAAGGAAACAATTACAGAAGTAGGCGAAATGAAGCGTGATCATTATGCAATGATTATTAATGGCGAGCGTGTGGAAAGTAGTTCGGGTGATACGCTTCAAACATTTAACCCAGCAAAAGGGGAAATGTTAGCAAGTGTCGCCAAGGCGAACGAAGAAGACGCGGAAAAAGCGGTACAAGCGGCAAGAAACGCATTTGACCATGGAAAATGGCGTAAATACCCAGTTGGAAAACGTTCCCGGGTGCTAAATAAAATTGCTCAAATTATGCGAGACCGTTTTAAGGAAATCGTGGAAATGGAAGTACTGAATAGCGGAAAATCGGTCGGTGCTGCCCAGACACAGGTTGGTCAGGCGATCGAGGATTTTGAATTTTATGCGGGTGCAATCGTTGGGCACCGTGGAACCGTGAACAATATGCCATATGGCTTTTTTAACTATACACATAAGGAACCTGTCGGGGTGTGTGCGCAAATTATTCCATGGAACTATCCGATGATGATGGCAGCATGGAAAATAGCACCGGCCATTGCTGCTGGTTGTTCGGTTGTTGTTAAACCAGCAAGCCTTACACCGGTTACAGCAATTTTATTGAACGAAATCTGCCATGAAGCGGGTGTACCAGCGGGGGTTGTCAACACAATCCCAGGATCCGGCCGAGTTGTTGGTGATTATCTCGTTAAACATGAAGACATCAATAAAGTTGCATTTACCGGCTCCACACCAGTAGGTAAAGATATTATGGGAAAGGCTTCGGAAACATTGAAGCGAATCACACTTGAGCTTGGCGGAAAGTCCCCGAACATCGTTTTTGATGATGCAGATATCGATGCTGCTGTTGCAGGCTCGTTATTTGGTATTTATTTTAATACCGGTCAATCCTGTGAAGCACGGTCACGCATGTTCGTGCATGAATCCATCTATGACGAGTTTATGGAGCAATTTATTGCCAAAACGCAAAAATTGAAGTCTGGTGATCCGTTTGATAAAGGAACACACTTAGGTTCGATCATTAGTCAGGAGCAGGTGGAAGTGATTGATGGATATGTCCAATCTGCCAAAGCGGATGGGGCCACAATTGCTACAGGTGGAAAAGTGTTGCAACCAGAAGGCTTTGAAAATGGGCATTGGTATGCACCAACCGTTATTACGGACGTTACGCCTGACATGAAAGCAGTTAAAGAGGAAATCTTTGGCCCAGTTGTCGTTGTGGAAAAGTTTACCGATGAAAAAGATGTCGTCAAACGTGCCAATGATACGAAATATGGATTAGGTTCCGCAATCTGGACAACAAACCAGGCAAAAGCAACCCGTGTCGCCCATCAAATTCAAGCAGGGATTGTCATGGTAAATAGTCCATTTTCCGCATTCCCAGGAACCCCATTTGGCGGCTACAAAGAATCCGGATTCGGAAGAGAACTAGCAGTAGAATCACTCGACCTATACATGGAAGACAAAAGCGTACTCTCCTACTACGGAGCAAAACCACTAAACCCATTCGGCGTGTAA
- a CDS encoding 3-hydroxyacyl-CoA dehydrogenase: protein MTIRNVTVVGAGIMGRGIAYVSALAGFSTTLVDVAEDKLHEAYESIKQTANKGMDRGKVTSEQKESLVANLNTTLSLEAAVIHTDLVIEAVPEKLALKKHIMETAEAHAPSHAIFTSNTSTISPTELASYTKRPEQFAVMHFFNPVHRMRLVEMVRGLDTTDETIAVIRTVAEQMGKETVEVNEFPGFVTSRISALVGNEAFHMLQEGVATAEDIDKAIRLGLNYPMGPLELCDLVGLDARLNNLNYLHQTLGEKYRPAPLLEQYVKAGRLGRKAGKGVYDYTNTSELIKK from the coding sequence ATGACGATTCGGAATGTTACTGTTGTGGGTGCTGGTATAATGGGGCGCGGGATTGCTTATGTTTCTGCTCTAGCCGGCTTTTCTACGACATTAGTAGACGTAGCGGAAGACAAGTTGCATGAAGCATATGAGTCTATTAAACAGACAGCAAATAAAGGAATGGACCGTGGGAAGGTGACGAGTGAACAGAAGGAAAGTCTAGTTGCAAACTTAAACACGACGCTATCACTTGAAGCGGCCGTAATACATACAGATCTCGTAATCGAAGCAGTACCGGAGAAACTAGCTTTAAAGAAACATATTATGGAAACAGCCGAGGCACACGCTCCAAGCCATGCAATATTCACGTCCAACACATCGACAATCAGCCCAACTGAACTGGCATCCTATACAAAACGACCCGAGCAATTTGCGGTGATGCATTTTTTCAATCCAGTTCACCGGATGCGCCTTGTGGAAATGGTCAGAGGGTTAGATACGACAGATGAAACGATTGCTGTCATTCGTACTGTTGCAGAGCAAATGGGCAAGGAGACCGTGGAAGTGAACGAGTTTCCAGGATTTGTGACAAGTCGGATTAGTGCACTAGTTGGTAATGAAGCTTTTCATATGTTGCAGGAAGGTGTCGCGACAGCTGAAGATATTGATAAAGCGATTCGTTTAGGGCTGAATTATCCAATGGGCCCGTTGGAACTTTGTGATCTAGTCGGATTGGATGCACGACTAAACAATTTAAACTATCTGCATCAAACACTTGGAGAAAAATATCGCCCTGCACCACTTTTAGAACAATATGTGAAGGCAGGACGGCTCGGTAGAAAAGCGGGCAAAGGAGTTTACGACTATACCAATACGAGTGAGTTGATAAAAAAATGA
- a CDS encoding acetyl-CoA C-acyltransferase, whose protein sequence is MKEVVIVDAVRTPIGRYRGTLKDIRPDDLGAIVIKALLDRNPNLPAEAIEDVVLGNANQAGEDNRNVARMSGLLAGLPVQVGGTTINRLCGSSLDAVMYAARAIAVGEGDIFIAGGTESMTRAPLVMAKPDKAFPRGNSQLYDTTIGWRFTNPQLEKVYGADSMPQTAENVAADYNISREAQDHFAYESQMKAKKAMEANRFAEEIVPVVYHDRKGNEITVATDEHPRSETSLEKLGNLKPIFDAGTITAGNASGVNDGASALLVMSADKAAELNLKPLVKYKVGATAGVEPRIMGLGPIEATRKALGRTNLNVADLGLVELNEAFASQSLECICQLELEPTKVNVNGGAIAFGHPLGASGARILTTLIHELKKQNKQYGLATMCVGVGQGIATIIENIET, encoded by the coding sequence ATGAAAGAAGTCGTGATTGTTGATGCGGTTCGTACGCCGATTGGCAGATATAGAGGAACACTAAAGGATATTCGCCCTGATGATCTAGGCGCGATTGTTATAAAAGCACTACTTGATAGAAATCCGAACCTTCCAGCTGAAGCGATTGAAGACGTGGTTCTTGGCAATGCCAATCAGGCTGGAGAAGATAACCGCAATGTTGCGCGCATGTCTGGATTGCTGGCTGGATTACCTGTGCAAGTTGGGGGAACGACGATTAATCGGCTTTGTGGATCTAGTCTTGATGCGGTGATGTATGCGGCACGGGCAATTGCTGTTGGAGAAGGGGATATTTTTATTGCTGGTGGGACAGAAAGCATGACACGTGCACCATTGGTCATGGCAAAACCTGACAAAGCATTTCCGCGTGGCAATAGTCAGCTTTATGATACAACGATAGGCTGGCGGTTCACGAATCCACAACTAGAAAAAGTTTATGGTGCGGATTCGATGCCACAAACGGCAGAGAATGTTGCAGCCGACTATAACATTTCCCGGGAAGCGCAGGATCATTTTGCATATGAAAGTCAAATGAAGGCAAAAAAAGCGATGGAAGCGAATCGTTTTGCCGAGGAAATCGTTCCTGTCGTTTATCATGACCGCAAAGGCAATGAAATCACTGTTGCAACCGATGAACATCCACGATCAGAAACATCATTGGAAAAGCTCGGTAATCTGAAGCCGATTTTTGACGCTGGTACGATCACGGCCGGAAATGCATCTGGTGTAAATGATGGTGCGTCTGCATTGTTGGTTATGAGTGCTGATAAAGCTGCGGAGCTGAATCTTAAGCCATTGGTAAAATATAAAGTTGGTGCTACGGCTGGTGTGGAACCGCGGATCATGGGGCTTGGACCAATCGAAGCAACACGAAAAGCACTCGGACGAACGAACTTGAATGTTGCTGACTTGGGCCTTGTAGAGTTGAATGAGGCGTTTGCTTCCCAATCCCTCGAATGTATCTGTCAATTAGAGCTTGAACCAACAAAAGTCAATGTAAATGGTGGCGCCATTGCTTTTGGCCATCCCCTAGGCGCAAGCGGGGCGCGTATTTTAACAACACTCATCCATGAATTAAAAAAGCAAAACAAACAATACGGCCTGGCCACAATGTGCGTCGGAGTCGGCCAAGGAATCGCAACAATTATAGAAAATATCGAAACCTAG
- a CDS encoding enoyl-CoA hydratase-related protein: MSTVLLKKENNIAYVTINRPEVLNCFDYQTLCRLRDVTEEVHLDPDVKVVIFTGAGDRAFSAGADLKERKTMDETEVRRNVKAIRDVFHQIASLPQPTIAAVNGYAFGGGFELMLACDFSIAAHGVKMGLTETNWAIIPGAGGTQRLPRLIGEMKAKEFIFTAKKCTAEEALDLGMVLRVVEKTELLATCNQFAADIMKNGPVAIKQAKYAITQGMNTDIQTGLEIEAKAYELTIPTEDRLEALQAFHEKRTPSFTGN, encoded by the coding sequence ATGTCGACTGTTTTGTTAAAGAAGGAAAACAATATTGCGTATGTAACGATTAACCGGCCGGAGGTGTTGAATTGCTTTGATTATCAAACACTTTGTCGGCTTCGGGATGTGACGGAAGAAGTTCATCTGGATCCTGATGTAAAGGTTGTTATTTTTACCGGTGCAGGGGATAGAGCCTTTAGTGCAGGCGCGGATTTGAAGGAAAGAAAGACAATGGATGAAACGGAAGTCCGTAGAAATGTAAAAGCAATTCGGGATGTCTTTCATCAGATCGCATCCCTGCCACAGCCAACAATTGCTGCGGTTAACGGGTATGCTTTTGGAGGAGGATTCGAGCTGATGCTTGCCTGCGACTTTTCCATTGCAGCCCATGGAGTGAAAATGGGCCTCACCGAAACAAACTGGGCAATCATCCCAGGTGCAGGCGGAACCCAGCGCCTACCACGATTAATTGGTGAAATGAAAGCAAAGGAATTTATTTTTACGGCTAAAAAATGTACTGCCGAAGAGGCGCTGGACTTAGGAATGGTTTTACGCGTTGTGGAAAAAACAGAACTACTAGCAACCTGTAACCAATTTGCCGCAGACATTATGAAAAATGGACCCGTCGCAATTAAACAGGCAAAATACGCGATAACACAAGGGATGAACACTGATATTCAAACAGGCTTAGAAATCGAAGCAAAAGCGTATGAATTAACAATCCCAACCGAAGACCGCCTCGAAGCATTACAAGCATTCCATGAAAAGCGAACCCCAAGCTTCACAGGGAACTAA
- a CDS encoding NAD(P)H-dependent flavin oxidoreductase: MNPICKLLDITYPIIQGGMGNISNAPLAAAVSEVGGLGTIGCGTMSPDEVEEIILETKSLTNQPFAINIAINVTPFIDQLVELVLKHQIPVVTLSAGNPAAYIPIFHEHDIKVLTVVASVKHAKKAEKAGADAVVAEGFEAAGINSNYELTTFTLIPQVSQHVTIPVLAAGGIGDGKGLAAALMLGASGVQLGTRLIATKESPFHDVYKQQLIESEGTQTAIIGRSLGQMRRVLNTAYAKKIHDLEKSGMTLEEYRTLTSETHHRKGALSGDLEGGFLNAGQVTGLITNVISVKELLDGMVYDANEQMHRTTGLLDTQSNPT, encoded by the coding sequence ATGAATCCTATTTGTAAGTTGCTTGACATTACATATCCGATTATTCAGGGTGGCATGGGGAATATTAGCAATGCTCCGCTAGCGGCTGCTGTTTCGGAGGTTGGTGGACTTGGTACGATTGGTTGCGGCACGATGTCACCTGACGAAGTGGAAGAGATTATTTTGGAAACAAAGTCGTTAACGAACCAACCGTTTGCGATTAATATTGCCATTAACGTAACACCTTTTATCGATCAATTGGTTGAGTTGGTGTTGAAACATCAGATCCCTGTTGTAACGCTGTCTGCCGGAAATCCTGCAGCCTACATACCTATTTTTCATGAGCATGATATAAAAGTACTGACAGTGGTTGCGTCGGTTAAGCATGCGAAAAAAGCAGAGAAAGCTGGTGCTGATGCTGTTGTCGCAGAAGGATTTGAAGCGGCCGGCATTAATTCAAATTACGAATTAACCACTTTCACATTGATCCCGCAAGTTTCCCAGCATGTTACAATTCCAGTCCTTGCTGCTGGAGGGATTGGGGATGGAAAAGGTCTTGCGGCAGCACTCATGCTTGGGGCAAGTGGTGTACAGCTTGGAACGCGTCTAATTGCAACGAAAGAGTCACCTTTTCATGATGTTTATAAGCAGCAATTAATTGAATCAGAAGGAACACAAACAGCCATTATTGGACGCTCACTTGGCCAAATGCGCCGTGTCTTAAATACGGCCTATGCTAAAAAAATACATGATCTTGAGAAAAGCGGGATGACATTGGAAGAATATCGTACCCTTACATCAGAAACCCATCATCGAAAAGGAGCACTCAGCGGCGATTTGGAAGGCGGCTTTTTAAATGCTGGTCAAGTAACCGGATTAATTACAAATGTTATCAGTGTAAAGGAACTTCTTGATGGAATGGTCTACGATGCAAACGAGCAAATGCATCGCACAACAGGGTTATTAGATACACAATCCAATCCCACATAA